A genome region from Methanobacterium aggregans includes the following:
- the rtcA gene encoding RNA 3'-terminal phosphate cyclase, with translation MIEINGAHGEGGGALLRVSAALSAVKLKPFHMTNIRAGRPKPGLMPQHLHALKLLQDMSRASCTDIQIGSQEFYFKPESLKGGNYTVDVATAGSTALILQAAMIPASFADAPITLTLRGGTDVKWAPTADYLKHVTLPILRSLGCKADILIKRRGHYPRGGGIIEAEINPIKKLKPITLLESEFSNINGVSHSVNLPEHVAVRQAESAKKILKSAGYSADIKIQNSNEELGPGSAIVLWTDGKTPLGGSSIGEPRKRAELVGKLAAEELLSHISSGAALDRYMGDQIIPYMAIAGNSHIKTAQLTQHTLTNIYSAEKFTGKSFKVIGSLGQPSEIVVD, from the coding sequence ATGATAGAAATTAATGGAGCCCATGGTGAAGGTGGAGGAGCTCTTTTAAGGGTTTCTGCAGCACTCTCTGCAGTTAAACTTAAACCATTTCACATGACCAATATACGGGCTGGAAGACCCAAACCAGGACTCATGCCCCAGCACCTTCACGCACTCAAACTCCTCCAGGACATGAGCAGGGCATCATGCACAGATATCCAGATAGGCTCCCAGGAATTCTACTTCAAACCAGAATCACTTAAAGGTGGAAATTACACAGTTGACGTGGCAACTGCAGGAAGCACAGCCCTCATACTCCAGGCAGCAATGATACCAGCATCATTTGCAGATGCACCCATCACATTAACCCTGAGGGGAGGTACAGATGTGAAATGGGCACCCACAGCAGACTACCTGAAACACGTTACACTGCCCATACTCCGATCCCTGGGATGCAAAGCAGATATCCTGATAAAAAGAAGGGGACACTACCCAAGGGGAGGGGGTATAATCGAAGCTGAAATAAATCCCATCAAAAAATTAAAGCCCATAACACTTTTAGAATCTGAATTTTCCAATATAAATGGGGTTTCACATTCTGTGAACCTGCCTGAGCATGTTGCAGTGAGACAGGCTGAAAGTGCAAAAAAGATACTCAAATCTGCAGGTTACAGTGCAGATATCAAGATCCAGAACTCCAATGAAGAACTGGGACCCGGATCTGCCATAGTTCTCTGGACAGATGGAAAAACACCTCTGGGTGGAAGTTCAATAGGGGAGCCAAGAAAAAGAGCAGAACTTGTTGGTAAACTTGCAGCAGAAGAACTTTTAAGCCACATATCAAGTGGTGCGGCCCTGGATCGGTACATGGGCGATCAGATCATTCCATATATGGCTATTGCAGGCAACTCTCACATAAAAACAGCACAGCTCACCCAGCACACCCTCACAAACATATACTCTGCAGAGAAATTCACAGGAAAAAGCTTCAAGGTCATTGGAAGTCTGGGACAGCCCTCAGAAATAGTTGTGGACTAG
- a CDS encoding TIGR03576 family pyridoxal phosphate-dependent enzyme — protein MLIESSLDEVKRRESALKIIRSKVGSNGREAIYDLTGHAGGFPLLKEDMVLLETYAGPAVFGDEIQRLGREHLGGDKILALNRTSSGILAAVLALVHDGDEIVHYLPRSPAHPSIPRSAELVGATYLEFEDINDFELGEKTALVFITGSTMDHQVVDEANFRKVVDIAAQWKVPVFVDDASGARIRTAVYKQPRAMDMGADLAVTSTDKLMDGPRGGLMAGKADILDLVKSKALQFGLEAQPPLVAGMVRALENFSPERIVEAFHKKVEVYNALKEDVPSIMETPTGFMLKPEGFKAEVNAACVETCLSDEDLAFVFAMLLLDRHSIITIPAVGMPGASATVRIDLASKDASRIENPELIHAFKETLTELKAIACDEEVCRAVVHPHQATQKQD, from the coding sequence ATGCTCATAGAATCTTCACTTGACGAGGTAAAACGCAGAGAATCTGCCCTGAAAATTATACGATCCAAGGTAGGTTCCAATGGAAGGGAAGCCATCTACGACTTAACAGGTCATGCAGGAGGATTTCCACTTTTAAAGGAGGACATGGTCCTTCTTGAAACCTATGCAGGACCTGCAGTTTTTGGGGATGAAATTCAGAGGCTTGGAAGGGAACACCTGGGTGGGGACAAAATTCTGGCCCTCAACAGAACAAGCTCAGGAATACTCGCAGCAGTTCTGGCCCTTGTGCATGATGGAGATGAGATTGTGCACTACCTTCCCAGATCTCCAGCCCACCCATCAATACCTAGAAGTGCAGAACTTGTAGGTGCCACCTACCTGGAATTTGAGGACATAAACGACTTTGAACTTGGAGAAAAAACTGCACTGGTATTCATAACAGGATCAACCATGGATCATCAGGTTGTTGATGAAGCCAATTTCAGGAAGGTTGTTGATATTGCAGCTCAATGGAAGGTTCCAGTTTTTGTTGATGATGCTTCAGGTGCAAGGATCAGAACAGCAGTCTACAAACAGCCCAGGGCAATGGATATGGGCGCTGACCTTGCAGTTACCAGCACAGACAAACTCATGGACGGACCCAGAGGTGGGCTGATGGCTGGAAAAGCTGACATCCTTGACCTGGTCAAATCCAAAGCCCTTCAGTTTGGACTGGAAGCCCAACCGCCCCTTGTTGCGGGAATGGTCCGTGCACTTGAAAACTTCAGCCCTGAACGTATAGTTGAAGCATTCCACAAGAAGGTTGAAGTTTACAATGCCCTTAAGGAGGATGTGCCCAGTATCATGGAAACACCCACAGGCTTCATGCTGAAACCTGAAGGATTTAAGGCAGAAGTAAATGCTGCATGTGTGGAGACATGCCTCAGTGATGAGGATCTGGCCTTCGTATTTGCAATGCTCCTTCTTGACAGGCATTCCATAATAACCATTCCTGCAGTTGGAATGCCAGGTGCATCAGCAACTGTGAGGATAGATCTTGCATCAAAAGACGCCTCAAGAATCGAAAACCCTGAGCTCATCCATGCATTTAAAGAAACCCTCACGGAACTTAAAGCAATAGCATGCGATGAAGAAGTGTGCAGGGCAGTTGTGCATCCACATCAGGCCACTCAAAAACAGGACTAA
- a CDS encoding TrmB family transcriptional regulator: MVQNSLLPTLQKLGLTYYEAKAYISLMTLGVAKPSVIAEESGVPRTKIYEVLKKLEKDKWVTVEKSRPAMVTPTYPRKVLEEHKLLINNEIDSLSNELAMIYDDVIQKDVPKIRVVYSQESIKQMALDVLGNAKNRIVSMGSLYLPGELEALKDSLLRAKERGVSIRIISKPLEDLDKEMVDGFNEFVDVKAGHPYCLKTIMVDNRETLLIMAKVENGVPNLEDVIAVWITSPQLTSYMWSIFDRDWKYLEDYRNNK; this comes from the coding sequence ATGGTGCAGAACAGTTTATTACCAACTTTACAAAAGTTGGGCCTTACATACTATGAAGCAAAGGCTTACATATCACTGATGACGTTGGGTGTGGCAAAACCATCTGTGATTGCCGAAGAATCAGGAGTTCCTCGTACTAAGATATATGAGGTGCTTAAGAAGCTTGAAAAGGATAAATGGGTAACTGTTGAAAAGAGCAGACCTGCTATGGTAACACCAACCTATCCTAGAAAGGTTTTGGAGGAGCATAAGCTGCTTATTAATAATGAGATAGACAGTTTATCCAATGAACTGGCAATGATCTACGATGATGTGATTCAGAAGGATGTGCCCAAGATCAGGGTTGTTTACTCTCAAGAGAGCATTAAACAAATGGCATTGGATGTTCTTGGAAATGCTAAAAATAGGATAGTGTCCATGGGAAGTCTTTACCTTCCTGGGGAACTGGAAGCCTTGAAGGATTCCCTTTTAAGGGCCAAGGAGAGGGGAGTAAGCATACGCATAATCTCAAAACCCCTGGAGGATTTGGATAAAGAAATGGTGGATGGTTTCAATGAGTTTGTTGATGTGAAGGCAGGACATCCCTACTGCCTCAAGACAATAATGGTGGACAACAGGGAAACACTACTCATAATGGCTAAGGTTGAAAATGGAGTTCCCAACCTGGAGGATGTTATTGCAGTATGGATAACCAGTCCCCAGTTGACCTCGTACATGTGGAGTATTTTTGATAGGGACTGGAAGTACCTTGAAGATTACAGGAATAATAAATAG
- a CDS encoding roadblock/LC7 domain-containing protein: protein MGIREDVGRILNELLERAPGDVTGAALLRPDGLMIASVLSQDTDEKRLAAMGAAIVGTSQRTCDELSRGDLNEIIIEGNTGKATFSFAGNKGILAVLSPKEVNLGLVLMEIERTSASIAKAME, encoded by the coding sequence ATGGGAATTCGTGAAGATGTTGGCAGAATATTAAATGAACTACTAGAAAGAGCACCAGGAGACGTTACTGGAGCAGCACTACTCAGACCAGACGGATTAATGATAGCATCCGTACTATCACAGGACACCGACGAAAAAAGACTAGCAGCAATGGGAGCAGCAATAGTCGGTACCTCACAACGAACCTGCGACGAACTAAGCAGAGGAGACCTAAACGAAATAATAATCGAAGGAAACACAGGAAAAGCAACCTTCTCCTTCGCAGGAAACAAAGGAATCCTAGCAGTACTATCACCAAAAGAAGTAAACCTAGGCCTAGTCCTAATGGAAATCGAAAGAACATCAGCATCAATAGCAAAAGCAATGGAGTAA
- a CDS encoding TIGR00288 family NYN domain-containing protein, producing MRSFEKLSSLKDYIPLKRTESGGKNIGLLVDGPNMLRKEFSLNLDLVRDIISEYGNMRIGKVLLNQYASDKLIEAIVNQGFTPIVVAGDTDVYMAVEAMELIYNPNIDIIALMTRDADFLPIINKAKENGKETIVIGAEPGFSAALQNSADSAIVLTPESHKNHI from the coding sequence ATGCGAAGTTTTGAAAAATTAAGCTCCCTGAAAGATTATATTCCCTTAAAAAGGACGGAATCTGGGGGTAAAAATATAGGACTCCTTGTTGACGGCCCCAACATGTTAAGAAAAGAATTCAGTCTTAACCTTGACCTTGTAAGGGACATAATATCTGAATATGGAAATATGAGAATAGGTAAGGTTTTATTAAACCAGTACGCCTCAGACAAACTCATAGAAGCCATAGTTAACCAGGGTTTTACACCAATCGTTGTTGCAGGTGACACAGATGTTTACATGGCAGTTGAAGCCATGGAGCTAATTTACAATCCTAACATTGATATTATTGCACTTATGACTCGTGATGCTGATTTCTTACCAATAATAAATAAAGCCAAAGAAAATGGGAAAGAAACGATAGTTATAGGTGCTGAACCAGGTTTCAGTGCAGCCCTACAGAACTCTGCAGACAGTGCAATAGTACTAACACCAGAAAGTCATAAAAATCATATCTAG